A region of Paenibacillus sp. 37 DNA encodes the following proteins:
- a CDS encoding phage tail tube protein: MPTTGVFPVHNNIFKVGIKGRVSTDSDMKTIKDLENFAPAIDGNTEEWSSMDQGGWTRRAVTGKSLSFSFSGKRNYGDPGNDYVAGLMLGTGQQVETIFEWTMPSGAKLTMDCVINLTTPAGGDSTNIDGLEFELLSDGKPEFEPAPTTP; encoded by the coding sequence ATGCCGACAACAGGCGTATTTCCGGTTCATAACAATATTTTCAAAGTAGGTATTAAGGGCCGCGTTTCCACAGATTCAGACATGAAAACGATCAAGGATCTGGAGAATTTCGCGCCAGCCATTGACGGTAATACGGAAGAGTGGAGTTCGATGGACCAAGGGGGCTGGACAAGACGGGCGGTGACAGGCAAGTCGTTGTCCTTTAGTTTCAGCGGGAAGCGGAACTATGGCGATCCAGGTAATGACTACGTTGCGGGTCTGATGCTTGGTACAGGTCAACAGGTCGAAACCATCTTCGAATGGACCATGCCATCCGGCGCGAAGCTGACCATGGATTGTGTCATTAACTTGACCACACCAGCAGGTGGTGATTCGACGAACATCGACGGTCTGGAGTTCGAGCTACTATCTGACGGTAAGCCAGAATTTGAACCTGCACCAACCACACCATAA
- a CDS encoding DUF6711 family protein, with translation MEIKINGQVIAAYPSSYQVTVLDLDDANSSVRTANGTLNRDRIAVKRQIDMTWGMLTWAEMSSILQSMSNVFFDCTFPDPMTGKHETKRMYVGNRPAPFSVMSGGVMYWSGLKLTLTER, from the coding sequence TTGGAAATCAAAATTAATGGTCAAGTGATTGCCGCTTATCCTTCATCGTACCAGGTGACGGTGCTTGACTTGGATGACGCAAATTCATCCGTGCGTACTGCAAACGGGACCTTGAACCGGGACCGGATAGCAGTCAAACGGCAGATAGACATGACTTGGGGGATGCTGACATGGGCAGAAATGTCCTCCATCCTTCAATCCATGTCCAATGTGTTTTTTGATTGCACTTTTCCAGATCCGATGACAGGGAAACACGAAACCAAACGGATGTATGTCGGCAACCGGCCTGCACCGTTCAGTGTGATGAGTGGCGGCGTGATGTACTGGTCTGGGCTCAAATTGACGCTGACAGAGAGGTGA
- a CDS encoding Gp15 family bacteriophage protein, translated as MRDFSGKSSPDGWYDLYEDWELIESSLAKQYGIRIRQQGDMPWEEFCTLVGGLMPDTPLGSIVSIRAEQDPKTIKGFNTDQRRIYNEWRKRQAVKQLDNPVELDQQMKNLEAAMARAFGGE; from the coding sequence ATGCGCGATTTCAGCGGGAAGTCCAGTCCTGACGGCTGGTATGACCTGTACGAAGATTGGGAACTGATTGAATCCAGTCTTGCCAAGCAGTACGGCATCCGTATTCGGCAGCAGGGAGATATGCCGTGGGAAGAGTTTTGTACATTGGTCGGGGGCCTTATGCCAGATACACCGCTGGGAAGCATTGTATCGATCCGTGCAGAGCAAGACCCCAAGACTATTAAGGGATTCAACACAGATCAGCGCCGAATCTATAACGAGTGGCGAAAACGGCAGGCAGTCAAACAGTTGGACAACCCTGTTGAGTTGGATCAGCAGATGAAGAATCTGGAAGCCGCAATGGCTCGGGCCTTTGGGGGTGAGTAG
- a CDS encoding polymer-forming cytoskeletal protein, with amino-acid sequence MYPISPLYTDYLRRPDREFIVKALVGSEEYDSSRIVDFSIENSLSLTDGFQIGTAIPSKLTIKLRTIEIIPANARIVPYLSLSLAGLTWLEAQYPWQDMNITWTGSGTDWLPLGEFFVDDREKINDVWTYTCYDKLVMANVAYISSLTYPTTQRAVFNEICNRLGWTYDSSVVINPAYQVQAGPAGYTMRQVLEYIASANSASIFIDKAGTLKFKRFTASENPVFEMTTADYVVAKMTNPVKSYSRVVVTYNTEDELQYEAGTGDENHTLYLENPFMTQSQVNNLQATLNGFSYLPLTMEARGYPQLEQGDVIGFEQQEGTTWDETVSTWQDTNIPWDGVVRYKTIILHQVFSFAGGLKMSLEAPSVSEQRSEFIVEGSLTQQVNKLNKDALKEGKSYYGATITRTEGLIIEREDHRSKAVFNSDELTFYRGSDKALWFDLPSNRYKFNGTLEAVDGVFSGTLQAAGGTFTGDLRAAGGTFTGTLQGVNGTFSGTLQAANGTFHGTLIAGRVEGGEIIGSYIQGADILGSKIRTAASGDRIELDPNGFTFYDSGNARRVTLGTNPSANISGHTYYNSGGQSQGLIYANSSELAVIGNNGLLIGATSGITTLQGNVRFTGGSVSGLSLSTDQVVGLQSQLQSLQNQINTLNYTLNNHRHTVTTANHNHGNNANLPGTGGGTFTTSTP; translated from the coding sequence ATGTATCCAATATCGCCGCTCTACACGGATTATTTAAGACGGCCAGACCGGGAATTCATTGTCAAGGCTCTGGTGGGTAGTGAGGAATACGATAGCAGTAGAATTGTGGATTTCAGTATTGAGAACAGTTTGAGCCTGACCGATGGCTTCCAGATCGGGACGGCCATTCCCTCCAAACTGACAATCAAACTTCGAACAATTGAGATCATTCCGGCGAATGCCCGTATCGTGCCGTACCTTTCCCTGTCTCTGGCTGGTCTGACGTGGCTAGAAGCACAGTACCCATGGCAAGACATGAACATCACTTGGACGGGCTCAGGGACGGACTGGTTGCCGCTGGGAGAGTTCTTTGTAGATGATCGGGAGAAGATCAATGATGTCTGGACGTACACCTGTTACGACAAGCTGGTTATGGCTAATGTGGCGTACATATCATCTTTGACGTATCCCACCACACAAAGAGCGGTCTTCAACGAAATTTGCAACCGGCTTGGATGGACGTATGACAGCAGCGTAGTTATTAATCCGGCCTATCAGGTGCAGGCGGGGCCAGCAGGGTACACGATGCGTCAGGTGCTTGAATATATTGCTTCCGCGAATAGCGCAAGTATTTTTATTGATAAGGCTGGCACCTTGAAATTCAAGCGGTTTACAGCTTCCGAAAACCCTGTATTTGAAATGACAACCGCCGATTACGTGGTTGCCAAAATGACCAATCCTGTTAAGTCATACAGTCGTGTAGTGGTGACGTACAACACTGAGGATGAGCTTCAATATGAAGCGGGTACCGGGGATGAGAACCATACCCTCTACCTGGAAAACCCGTTTATGACCCAATCGCAAGTAAACAACTTGCAGGCTACGCTGAACGGCTTCTCGTATCTGCCTTTGACGATGGAAGCGAGGGGATACCCGCAGCTTGAACAAGGTGACGTCATCGGGTTTGAACAGCAAGAGGGCACGACATGGGATGAAACGGTATCCACTTGGCAGGATACGAATATTCCATGGGATGGCGTTGTCAGGTACAAGACCATTATCCTGCATCAAGTATTCAGTTTTGCAGGCGGCTTGAAGATGAGCTTGGAAGCACCGTCTGTGTCCGAACAACGCAGTGAGTTTATCGTTGAAGGCAGCCTAACGCAACAAGTAAACAAGCTGAATAAGGATGCCCTCAAGGAAGGCAAGTCCTATTACGGGGCGACCATCACACGTACTGAGGGATTGATCATTGAGCGGGAAGACCACAGAAGCAAGGCGGTTTTCAACTCAGATGAATTGACCTTCTACCGTGGATCGGATAAGGCCCTTTGGTTTGACTTGCCAAGTAACCGATATAAATTCAATGGTACTCTGGAAGCCGTAGATGGAGTATTCAGCGGAACCTTGCAGGCGGCTGGTGGAACATTCACGGGTGACCTTCGAGCCGCAGGCGGCACATTCACCGGGACATTGCAGGGTGTGAATGGGACGTTCAGCGGAACACTCCAGGCAGCTAACGGAACATTTCACGGCACGTTGATTGCTGGTCGGGTTGAGGGTGGAGAAATCATTGGTTCATACATCCAAGGTGCTGACATCCTGGGTAGTAAGATTAGGACAGCAGCGAGTGGAGATCGGATCGAGCTAGACCCTAATGGATTCACCTTCTATGATTCTGGTAATGCACGCCGGGTCACTTTGGGTACCAATCCATCTGCGAATATCTCAGGTCATACGTACTATAATTCCGGTGGTCAATCCCAGGGGCTTATCTATGCCAATTCTAGCGAGTTGGCGGTCATAGGCAATAATGGATTGCTAATTGGTGCGACATCAGGGATCACAACTTTGCAAGGGAATGTGCGATTTACAGGTGGCAGCGTGAGTGGTTTGTCATTAAGCACTGATCAGGTTGTTGGACTTCAGTCTCAATTGCAATCCTTACAAAATCAAATTAATACTTTAAATTACACCCTGAACAATCACCGACATACTGTAACTACTGCTAACCATAATCACGGGAATAATGCAAACCTACCAGGAACAGGTGGCGGAACCTTTACGACATCAACCCCGTAA
- a CDS encoding minor capsid protein: MMLSEIRDWLKTQIDSPNWYIGKIDGKKEQSVGIYNLNTGQPYIAIGGLENTSYASKSISILVHWSKNADTAERKAHEVYAALFGRSDGEIAGHRVIAFEMRTPWPIDVGTDDAGIYEYVIETTIYYER, translated from the coding sequence ATGATGCTGTCCGAGATTCGGGATTGGCTTAAAACACAGATCGATTCCCCAAATTGGTACATTGGCAAGATTGATGGGAAGAAGGAACAGTCCGTTGGGATCTACAACCTGAACACCGGACAACCTTACATTGCCATCGGAGGGCTGGAGAACACCAGCTATGCCAGCAAGTCCATATCCATCCTGGTGCACTGGTCCAAGAATGCAGATACAGCGGAGCGTAAGGCCCATGAGGTCTATGCTGCGCTATTTGGTCGTTCTGATGGCGAGATAGCAGGGCACCGTGTCATTGCCTTTGAGATGCGGACACCGTGGCCTATTGATGTGGGCACGGATGATGCAGGGATTTACGAATATGTGATTGAGACAACGATTTATTACGAGAGGTAG